TGTCCCCTCcacaataaagataatttaaaaagcttttatattttatgaaaaaaagttaATCAAGACCACATAAACAGACCAGATTAAGCAGAATTCAACACAAAGTGCATTGTTAAGTATACTACTTATCATGTGCATCAACGTAGGCAAGAAAAGATATCAAACCATGCATCTTTATGTGAAATCATAAGTTATTACCAACTATGTCCATGTTCTCTGGTATAGAAGCATGTGCAAATGTCACAAGATAGACAGTTAAGACatggaaaaaaatagaatgacaatcaaacaataaatgTGGTATGATTTTAGTCATCCAATTTTCTATTGATGCATCAAACTACAGAAACAATAGTCCAAAATAGGCAAACAATGGTAGGAAGAGTTGCTTATTACCAAGGAGATCTTGCCTTGATTGTGACATATATAAGAACAGGAAGAAAGTCATCAGCCCCTCCCAGTACATGATTTTCTGACATTGATGCATTGAGCAGTAAATTGTTGATGATCCTGCAGCAGCTCATAATACAGTGAAGCTTCTCACGAGGAGCTCTGAAAGCATTGATCTTCTGCAATTCCTTTTCTGCAAGCTGGGGAAAGAAGGAATAAAATTGTAATGATTTAAGAGGAGTATGTATCACCATTGATGGAACAAGGGGAAAAAGGATAGGGATCAACATTAGAGGTACAAAACAGTACATTTACATTAACAAATCAATTGTGGACTTTGCACTcataataattaacaattttGAAACTTCCAAGATGGAGAGAAACTCTCAAAACAATACATTCAACCTGGACTTGTTAGGAAAAAAATTCTATTACAGCAGCAATTACCCAACAAAAACTACTTGACTTGTCATAGAAGTTATATATCCAGTTCTCTATTTCAATTTCACTTTCATAAGATCACTTCCACACTATATGTTCTAATAGTACTGCTCCTTCATTTtgtattctctttttttctctcaataatTTCTACTagataaaaacaaagatttagAGTTGTTATGCTCAATCATCAAATTGCCTAATCAACCATTCCATTTTAATACAGTGAGATCTAATGAAATGCCAACAAACTCTTTAATCTCTCCCACTAACCAAGGCAATGTATAGTTATTCATTCCTCAGCATAATTTGTTTGCTCTTTACCAAATGCaacaatattatataaaagaaacaatATCATTAAATGTAGCAAGTTATCCAAAGGAGATTTTCTGTGAGACTGAAGATATAATATTTTGCACAAAGAagacacccccccccccccccccccggtgATGAAATGAGACATGGAAGTGTAGAAATATCATCCAATACTAGTAAATTATCCTTAACGGTGCTTTAGGAAAAGTGGCAAGTTGAATGTGGACTTTGGAGAAAATgatttgaatttatgtttttatatggaAGCTAGTAAAATGCAAAGTTCAGATCAAGAGTAGTAACTCAGGTTGAGGAAGaagaatataaaatgataattgtAGCATGGCCACAGATGTATCATCAGGCAACATGCTTCTTAGTTGATGACATCAAACTGTGCTATAGGTATCAGATTAAAGACAGTTAATGGAACTAAATCAAGCAGTTTTGCATTGATATAAATGCAATAACATTTCCTAAGTGTGAAAGTAGGCTAGCACACATACCAGCCATGAAGCTTCATTCTGAAGAAATGGAGGAATATCCAAATGCTCAGGCCGTAAAAAGGATTGCAACAAGTGTATCTTCTCAGAGATCTCTTGGTCAGTCTTCACATCCTCGGGAGAAATAGCAAATGTTCGGGAGAACAATTTCGTCATGATGTATTTCTCCAGTCCCTGTGTTATAAGAAAGCGATGACAAAGAAACGAAAAAAGTTGCGTgcaatttgaaatcaaaataaaacaatatgttAACATATCATGTTGAGAGCAACACAAAGCTATAAAGATTGACAGAAGACACAAACgctaaaagtaaaataattatggACAGCATTCCAATACTTTGGAAACTGATACATCCTAATGACAGGAGTATATGATATAACATATGCGTAGGAATTGTAAGAGAAATAATTCAATAACTACCTCCATTGAGCAATCAAATTCATCATCAGTGGCACCAGCCCATAATGGATGTTCCATGATAGCTGCTTCCATTGTTGAGAAAAACTCTTGTACCCTTTTGCTATCATTTTCAGGGTTGGCGGAAGAAAATTGGAATGATACAATGAAGctgaaacatatttaattttcttcatcaaAATTTATAGCATCTCGAGCACTTCCAAATAACAAATTccttacaaaaaatattaaatacacgcaactttttaaaaaaaaaacaaaattgaaaaatctttcaagaagaaaatcacattataaaaaaaatccgctaccttttaattcaaatttgcAGCAACCAGATACAGCACAAGatatagaaaaacataaaagaattaaaagattttttaaattaaaaaaacactaaattcaCCATAAATTGCTGAATAATTTTTCCTCTACAATTAACAATAGAACACAACCAAAACCCAATTcggttaaaatacaaaaactaaccAACAATAActaatcaaaaattaatttcgattctattcaaaataatttttgcaaattttattttacaacgATAAAATTCACATatcaataaacaacaataaacacTAGCAATTTAATTCaactaaatatgaaaattaaaaaaaaaaccttttaatggATTTGACTAGATTGAGAGCAGCAGGATTTCGCATTTtatcaagaaaatcataaaacataATTGACGATGACGATGATTGACTCGCTGCAGTGTCCATTGGATCAACTTTCAAACACTACCGCTCCTTTCAGAAACAAAGGCGATGATCATAGTTCATGGGCGatctttcctcttcttcttctctcaaaACTAGGaagacttttcttttttatatctttttcccTCTA
This genomic interval from Populus nigra chromosome 11, ddPopNigr1.1, whole genome shotgun sequence contains the following:
- the LOC133706342 gene encoding vacuolar protein sorting-associated protein 9A-like isoform X3; the encoded protein is MDTAASQSSSSSIMFYDFLDKMRNPAALNLVKSIKSFIVSFQFSSANPENDSKRVQEFFSTMEAAIMEHPLWAGATDDEFDCSMEGLEKYIMTKLFSRTFAISPEDVKTDQEISEKIHLLQSFLRPEHLDIPPFLQNEASWLLAEKELQKINAFRAPREKLHCIMSCCRIINNLLLNASMSENHVLGGADDFLPVLIYVTIKANPPQLHSNLKYIQLYRRQEKMVSEPAYYFTNLVSAKSFIGQLDAKSLSMDEIEFEESMQAAKLDSKVSQVEASQAQTDPIFSTRMHGMKTNIDGRSNYPYMEAEPGELTVEDVERLLSLYKDVVTKYSSLCRAVRHPSATRTEPSLPVPKGRDDILLQLEGQAQMIREEKAEVHKVKSFPVKSQ
- the LOC133706342 gene encoding vacuolar protein sorting-associated protein 9A-like isoform X4; protein product: MDTAASQSSSSSIMFYDFLDKMRNPAALNLVKSIKSFIVSFQFSSANPENDSKRVQEFFSTMEAAIMEHPLWAGATDDEFDCSMEGLEKYIMTKLFSRTFAISPEDVKTDQEISEKIHLLQSFLRPEHLDIPPFLQNEASWLLAEKELQKINAFRAPREKLHCIMSCCRIINNLLLNASMSENHVLGGADDFLPVLIYVTIKANPPQLHSNLKYIQLYRRQEKMVSEPAYYFTNLVSAKSFIGQLDAKSLSMDEIEFEESMQAAKLDSKVSQVEASQAQTDPIFSTRMHGMKTNIDGRSNYPYMEAEPGELTVEDVERLLSLYKDVVTKYSSLCRAVRHPSATRTEPSLPVPKGRDDILLQLEGQAQMIREEKAEVSDTTKGC